The following are encoded together in the Juglans microcarpa x Juglans regia isolate MS1-56 chromosome 2D, Jm3101_v1.0, whole genome shotgun sequence genome:
- the LOC121249163 gene encoding optic atrophy 3 protein homolog yields the protein MILPAVKLGTLALKTLCKPIANRLKKEASLHPKFRQFIINIAQANHRFTTKTQRRIYGHTIDAKIRPLNEEKAVQAAADLLGELFVFTVAGAAVIFEVQRSSRSEARKEELRRQELQAMKQRDEDLAKEVELLRHKIEELEQLAKGRGLTGIFHFRHAHTNEDGKPNNT from the exons ATGATCCTGCCAGCCGTAAAGTTGGGAACCCTCGCTCTCAAAACCCTCTGTAAACCCATTGCCAATCGACTTAAGAAGGAGGCCAGCTTGCACCCCAAGTTCAGGCAGTTCATTATTAACATTGcccag GCAAATCATCGATTCACAACAAAAACACAAAGACGTATTTATGGTCACACAATTGATGCTAAAATACGCCCACTTAATGAGGAGAAAGCTGTTCAAGCTGCTGCAGATCTTCTCGGGGAGCTCTTTGTCTTCACG GTTGCTGGTGCTGCTGTTATTTTTGAGGTGCAAAGAAGTTCTAGATCTGAGGCAAGAAAGGAGGAATTGCGCAGGCAGGAATTGCAG GCAATGAAGCAAAGAGATGAAGATTTGGCTAAAGAGGTTGAACTTCTTAGACACAAGATTGAAGAACTAGAACAACTTGCCAAAGGAAGAGGACTTACCGGTATTTTTCACTTCAGGCACGCTCACACCAATGAAGATGGAAAGCCAAACAACACATGA
- the LOC121250422 gene encoding transcription factor VOZ1-like, whose amino-acid sequence MQKGSKSMCESASHQLLKERAKNRVNDLEGVFSDLQSARKESRANDIVVLEQQVHQMLREWKSELNEPSPASSLVACSFNSEEFAHLLRLCEEEDDAISPLKELAPLKPEADLQNLHANNSTAVQEDLCVNKQPQEHAFQASDNCKSSFSSLQNKVANNLDFTNLNSHSSNIQQDFNQNTDLNNSDLNPDLDFLQLNLQQDFGYGLLIGANETNECEPNAIPNILPNICPPPSAFLGPKCALWDCFRPAQGSNWCQDYCSSGHAVLALNEGLPGMTPILRPGGICLKDGPLFDALNSKARGKEVGIPKCEGAANTKSPWNAPELFDLSFLEGETVREWLFFDKPRRAFESGNRKQRSLPDYSGRGWHESRKQMMKEYGGQKRSYYMDPQPLSCLEWHLYEYETSSYDACALYRLELKLVDEMKGPKGKLTSDPLADLQKKMGRLTAEVSADNGHPIKGRTKANKKTDSTKAISAQNEITSTSESPP is encoded by the exons ATGCAGAAGGGTTCGAAGAGCATGTGCGAGTCTGCGTCGCACCAGCTCTTGAAGGAGAGGGCTAAGAACCGGGTCAACGACCTTGAAGGGGTGTTCAGCGACCTCCAATCTGCAAGGAAGGAGAGTCGAGCTAATGACATTGTGGTTTTAGAGCAGCAAGTACATCAGATGTTGCGAGAGTGGAAATCCGAGCTCAATGAGCCGTCCCCGGCTTCTTCTTTAGTTGCGTGTAGTTTCAATTCAGAGGAATTTGCACATCTTTTGCGACTttgtgaggaagaagatgatgcgATTAGTCCATTGAAGGAGCTGGCTCCATTGAAGCCTGAAGCTGACCTTCAAAACCTCCATGCAAACAATTCAACAGCAGTTCAGGAG GATCTTTGTGTAAACAAACAGCCCCAAGAACATGCTTTCCAAGCGTCTGATAATTGCAAAAGCTCATTTTCAAGTTTGCAGAACAAGGTGGCTAATAACTTGGATTTTACTAATTTGAATTCTCATAGTTCCAACATACAACAGGACTTCAATCAGAACACAGATCTCAACAACTCAGATTTGAATCCTGATCTGGATTTTCTTCAGTTAAATTTACAGCAAGACTTTGGCTATGGGCTTCTCATTGGAGCGAATGAAACCAACGAGTGCGAACCGAATGCTATTCCCAACATTCTGCCAAATATCTGCCCTCCACCGTCTGCTTTCCTGGGGCCAAAATGTGCTCTATGGGATTGTTTTAGGCCTGCTCAGGGATCTAACTGGTGCCAGGACTATTGTAGTAGTGGTCATGCTGTTCTAGCATTGAACGAGGGTCTCCCTGGCATGACTCCAATTCTGAGACCTGGGGGAATTTGTTTGAAGGATGGTCCATTATTTGATGCTCTTAATTCTAAGGCACGGGGAAAGGAAGTGGGCATCCCTAAATGTGAAGGTGCTGCTAATACAAAGTCTCCATGGAATGCTCCTG AGCTATTTGATCTTTCTTTCCTCGAGGGTGAAACAGTTAGGGAGTGGCTCTTTTTTGACAAGCCTAGAAGGGCATTTGAGAGTGGAAATAGAAAACAGAGGTCATTGCCAGACTACAGTGGACGTGGTTGGCATGAATCGAGGAAGCAGATGATGAAGGAATATGGGGGGCAGAAGAGGTCCTATTACATGGACCCACAACCTCTTAGCTGCCTTGAGTGGCATTTGTATGAATATGAGACTAGCAGCTATGATGCTTGTGCATTATACAGGTTGGAACTCAAGCTTGTTGATGAAATGAAGGGTCCTAAAGGAAAATTAACAAGCGATCCGCTTGCTGATCTGCAGAAGAAGATGGGAAGACTCACTGCTGAGGTTTCTGCAGATAATGGACATCCCATTAAGGGCAGGACAAAGGCTAATAAAAAGACTGATTCTACGAAGGCCATTTCTGCCCAAAATGAGATCACCTCTACCTCTGAATCCCCGCCGTGA